A genomic window from Paucibacter sp. KCTC 42545 includes:
- a CDS encoding substrate-binding periplasmic protein: MRRRALNLAALGLLGCGAVSAVSADANERVTLQGFTEPLPPLNYADDSGKAQGFSVDLLRMIAAQAKVPLEIQVTPWVRATQLAAGTPNSVLFSLTRLPEREGKFKWVGPISERRILLYRLKDRTDLQVKDLKSLHGLKIGVVRESAAAKRLQAEGLRVGEELELALDDGSNLRKLLVGRMDLLVMLDWAAAWNLRQLKLDYATLRPVLELDNAYEYWYGLHPDCDDALVQRLQAGLNVLRRNGRYDKLRRQYFS, encoded by the coding sequence ATGCGCCGCCGCGCCTTAAACCTTGCCGCCCTGGGCCTGCTGGGATGCGGAGCGGTCAGCGCTGTCAGTGCGGACGCCAACGAGCGCGTCACGCTGCAGGGCTTCACCGAGCCGCTGCCGCCGCTCAACTATGCCGACGACTCCGGCAAGGCGCAGGGCTTCAGCGTTGACTTGCTGCGCATGATTGCGGCTCAGGCAAAAGTGCCGCTGGAGATTCAAGTCACGCCCTGGGTGCGGGCCACGCAACTGGCGGCTGGCACCCCCAATAGCGTCTTGTTCTCGCTGACCCGCCTGCCGGAGCGCGAGGGCAAATTCAAATGGGTGGGGCCGATCAGTGAGCGGCGCATTCTTTTGTATCGCCTGAAAGATCGCACCGATCTGCAGGTCAAGGACTTGAAAAGCCTGCACGGCTTGAAGATCGGTGTCGTGCGTGAGTCCGCCGCTGCCAAACGCCTGCAAGCCGAAGGCCTGCGGGTGGGCGAAGAGCTGGAGTTGGCCCTCGATGACGGCAGCAATCTGCGCAAGCTGCTGGTCGGCCGCATGGACTTGCTGGTGATGCTGGATTGGGCTGCTGCCTGGAATCTGCGCCAACTCAAGCTGGACTACGCCACCCTGCGCCCGGTGCTGGAGTTGGACAATGCCTACGAGTATTGGTACGGCCTGCATCCCGATTGCGACGACGCCTTGGTGCAGCGCCTGCAAGCCGGCTTGAATGTGCTGCGCCGCAACGGACGTTACGACAAGCTGCGTCGCCAGTATTTCAGCTGA
- a CDS encoding substrate-binding periplasmic protein, which yields MRLALPRPAIRYTAAVLVWLCLLPLAAAAATATADLPSCSRRFTLAFHDHGLLYSKATQQGIDRDVADELIKRSGCAIETTVMPRSRIWVWIESGELDFSMSGISNEAREKFAGFAWYLFNKYQFLLRKDAQVSTLEGFERSPELYLGQIRSFRYSERANQLVDRLAANGRINEVADHAQLLEMMTRNRIQGMIIEPFNFSQVERAALSKLTRTLDFGDPPVLHGLIMSKKSLPEAEQAKWRAIIDGMRRDGTLLKIMRKYFSPEDAKAFVTF from the coding sequence ATGCGTCTTGCGCTTCCTCGCCCAGCCATTCGCTACACAGCCGCTGTGCTGGTTTGGCTGTGCCTGCTGCCGCTAGCTGCGGCGGCGGCGACGGCGACGGCGGACTTGCCCAGTTGTTCGCGGCGCTTCACCTTGGCCTTTCATGACCACGGCCTGCTCTACTCAAAAGCGACCCAGCAAGGCATTGACCGGGACGTGGCGGACGAGCTGATCAAGCGCAGCGGCTGCGCTATCGAAACCACCGTGATGCCGCGCTCACGCATCTGGGTTTGGATCGAGTCCGGCGAGCTGGACTTCAGCATGTCGGGCATCAGCAATGAGGCGCGGGAGAAGTTCGCCGGCTTCGCTTGGTACCTGTTCAACAAATACCAATTCCTATTGCGCAAAGACGCGCAGGTGAGCACGCTGGAAGGCTTCGAGCGCAGCCCCGAACTCTATCTGGGGCAGATCCGCAGCTTCCGCTACAGCGAACGCGCCAATCAGCTGGTGGATCGCTTGGCAGCGAACGGCCGCATCAACGAAGTGGCCGACCACGCGCAACTGCTGGAGATGATGACCCGCAACCGCATCCAGGGCATGATCATCGAGCCCTTCAACTTCTCTCAGGTCGAGCGCGCCGCGCTCAGCAAGCTAACTCGCACCCTGGACTTCGGCGACCCGCCGGTGCTGCATGGGCTGATCATGTCCAAGAAGTCTCTGCCTGAGGCCGAGCAAGCGAAATGGCGCGCCATCATCGACGGCATGCGCCGCGACGGCACGCTGCTGAAGATCATGCGCAAATACTTCAGCCCCGAAGACGCCAAGGCCTTCGTCACGTTCTAG
- a CDS encoding PEP-CTERM sorting domain-containing protein, translating to MKHYSTMAMTAGLALALMGSTADSAVTWTITDLGSAQNVQTMALNDQGWVVLGNRILSPTAGGYTVTELFNAQGNANNFALYGINNSNAVIGVDRNAGSSQAFVWQAGSRTNLPQLANWAGYSYSEVRQINAKGQVIGNTGDGAAIWSPDGSGGYAITELNKWSTGSAINDAGMGLMSNVNSPTANFQAGYSNGVGATTFIPERAGFRPAGAAINNSNTVAGTAFYEAAGYSWNQTYVWQGNTVTPLPVSATAANWQMNVGGVGGINEASVIVGYGSYGPYDERAMMWTQGALGWSEIDLNTLSHTGASFGKLTQARDINESGQILGAGDYFDSASGQWSQHIFLLTPVPEPASAALLLVGLLSLIGLMRQRQRGV from the coding sequence ATGAAGCATTACTCGACCATGGCGATGACGGCGGGCTTGGCATTGGCTCTGATGGGCAGCACGGCGGATTCCGCTGTCACTTGGACCATCACCGATCTCGGCTCGGCCCAAAATGTGCAGACCATGGCCTTGAACGATCAAGGCTGGGTGGTACTCGGCAACCGCATTCTTAGCCCCACGGCCGGCGGCTACACGGTCACCGAGCTATTCAATGCACAGGGCAATGCCAATAACTTTGCCTTGTACGGCATCAATAACAGCAATGCTGTGATCGGCGTTGATCGCAATGCCGGCTCATCGCAGGCCTTTGTGTGGCAGGCCGGCAGCCGGACCAACTTGCCGCAGTTGGCAAACTGGGCGGGCTATAGCTATTCCGAAGTGCGACAGATCAATGCCAAGGGCCAGGTCATCGGCAACACCGGGGACGGTGCGGCGATCTGGTCACCGGATGGCAGCGGCGGCTACGCCATCACAGAGCTGAACAAATGGAGCACCGGCAGCGCCATCAACGATGCCGGCATGGGCTTGATGAGCAATGTCAATTCGCCCACGGCCAACTTCCAGGCTGGCTATTCAAACGGCGTCGGCGCCACGACCTTCATCCCCGAGCGGGCCGGCTTCAGACCGGCGGGCGCGGCCATCAACAACTCAAACACGGTGGCCGGCACAGCTTTTTATGAGGCGGCGGGCTATAGCTGGAACCAGACCTATGTCTGGCAAGGCAACACGGTCACGCCATTGCCGGTCAGTGCCACGGCAGCCAATTGGCAGATGAACGTCGGCGGGGTCGGCGGCATCAACGAAGCCAGTGTCATCGTCGGCTATGGCTCTTACGGCCCTTACGACGAGCGGGCCATGATGTGGACCCAAGGGGCGCTGGGCTGGAGCGAGATTGATCTGAATACCTTGAGCCACACGGGTGCGAGTTTCGGCAAGCTGACTCAGGCCAGAGACATCAATGAAAGCGGCCAGATTCTCGGCGCCGGTGACTATTTCGACAGCGCCAGCGGCCAGTGGAGCCAGCACATTTTCTTGCTCACACCGGTGCCGGAGCCGGCAAGTGCCGCCCTGCTTTTGGTGGGCCTGCTGAGCCTGATTGGCTTGATGCGGCAGCGCCAGCGCGGCGTCTAA
- a CDS encoding sugar MFS transporter, which yields MQTSPDVQAPPRSARDVVLPMLFIGLLFFILGFATWLNGSLIPFLKIVCDLNNFQALWVTFAFYIAYTVMALPAAAVLGRIGYKNGMTAGLGIMAIGALLFIPAARSSYYGIFLLALFTLATGMTLMQTAINPYIVCIGSRESAAMRISIMGLFNKGAGIVVPLVFSALILSGVDQFSDSALAALDAAGREAARAELSARLVYPYAVMAAGLLVIMIIIHFSSLPEIALDDEPAKGGDELTRFGVFQFPQVVLGALALFAYVGVEVIAGDTIGLYGHNLGVANFAVLTSYTMGFMVLGYCLGVALIPKLMAQKTALLLSATSGIIFTFGVATSSATDTGISQLLLGWAGVPAVPNTVMFLALLGLANALVWPSIWPLALEGLGKYTAAGSALLIMGIAGGALLPMLYGRISDASGAQAGYWLLLPCYALILFYALVGHKLRRWK from the coding sequence ATGCAAACAAGCCCTGATGTTCAGGCGCCGCCACGCTCGGCGCGGGACGTGGTTCTGCCCATGTTGTTCATCGGCCTGCTGTTCTTCATCCTGGGTTTTGCGACCTGGTTGAACGGCTCGCTGATTCCCTTCCTCAAAATCGTCTGCGACCTGAATAACTTTCAGGCCTTGTGGGTCACGTTTGCCTTCTACATCGCCTACACCGTGATGGCCTTGCCGGCAGCCGCCGTGCTGGGCCGCATCGGCTACAAGAACGGCATGACGGCGGGTTTGGGCATCATGGCCATCGGCGCCTTGCTCTTCATCCCGGCTGCGCGCTCCAGCTATTACGGCATCTTTTTGCTGGCCTTGTTCACCCTGGCCACCGGCATGACGCTGATGCAAACCGCCATCAACCCCTACATCGTCTGCATCGGTTCGCGCGAGAGCGCGGCCATGCGCATCAGCATCATGGGCTTGTTCAACAAGGGTGCCGGCATCGTTGTACCCTTGGTGTTCTCGGCGCTGATTCTGTCGGGCGTGGATCAGTTTTCCGACAGCGCCCTGGCTGCCTTGGATGCCGCCGGGCGCGAAGCCGCACGGGCTGAGTTGTCGGCCCGCCTGGTCTACCCCTACGCCGTGATGGCCGCAGGCTTGCTGGTAATCATGATCATCATCCACTTCTCCTCTTTGCCCGAGATTGCGCTTGATGATGAGCCGGCGAAAGGCGGGGATGAGCTGACCCGCTTTGGCGTGTTCCAGTTCCCGCAAGTGGTGCTGGGGGCGCTGGCCTTGTTCGCCTATGTGGGGGTGGAGGTCATTGCCGGTGACACCATCGGCCTCTACGGCCACAACCTTGGCGTGGCCAATTTCGCGGTGCTGACCTCCTACACCATGGGCTTTATGGTCCTGGGCTACTGCCTGGGCGTAGCCTTGATCCCTAAGCTGATGGCGCAAAAGACGGCGCTGCTCTTGTCTGCCACCAGCGGCATCATTTTCACGTTCGGGGTGGCCACCAGTTCTGCCACTGACACTGGCATTAGCCAGCTGCTTTTGGGTTGGGCGGGTGTGCCCGCCGTGCCCAATACGGTGATGTTCCTGGCCTTGCTGGGCCTGGCCAATGCCCTGGTCTGGCCTTCGATCTGGCCGCTGGCGCTGGAAGGTTTGGGCAAGTACACGGCGGCCGGTTCAGCCCTGCTGATCATGGGCATTGCCGGTGGTGCCTTGCTGCCCATGCTGTATGGCCGCATCTCCGACGCCAGCGGTGCGCAGGCGGGTTACTGGCTGCTTCTGCCTTGCTATGCGCTGATTCTTTTCTACGCGCTGGTGGGTCACAAGCTGCGGCGCTGGAAGTAA
- a CDS encoding TonB-dependent receptor, with product MSDAVFKKKLLPQLITLTLAALAVHAAQAADEVAPAASAAASEKLDLVEVVGVRATLKKNLLEKRESNNIVDSIRAEDVGKFPDKNVADSLQRMPGVSVDRGWGEGKAIFVRGTDKNLNMTQLNGQAVASAEWWLNEAQTRSFNYDVLPSEIVGSLDIYKSPSADLDEGSVGGLVVVKTRKPLEFKERLTLQGSAEATYSKLPGKTDPQFSGLLNWQNENKTLGVLLSISEQKRTMRRDGLENFPDGKYNIVPVDKTNNPTGAAATNAYASWGGGSAIFRQDRERTTGNLAIQFRPTSETDFVLNYMNSDMKMNNNNQNYLWQASGQADAKGNINVQNPSFINTSDGSKALVGGTIGNTNVSFEPIYRESYVKSKVLDLDGSYQGSNWKLHGQVGSTEAEGGSKHDRHFWMEGNATTQIDLGPDKYGVKYLNIDPLTYTGLTLKPGGGTSDRVRIMKSKENYGQADFSLFFDDSFINALKVGLKLRDSTQENQRSQGRADGTAASWQSFTLADLSTGASPLLSQKAATPGALTQYRWFDDGLVASKAIPMFDKNMVYTELKNEEYKIHERISAGYVKAEYSSNKWRGDFGVRLVKTEQTSDGNAIVAGGYAPISVKNSYTDALPNLNVIYDLQKDVILRGAVSRVMSRHPFNLLSPSMTRDGTVLTAATAGNPLLKPVHSNQGELGAEWYYAEGAVLAGTAFIKKLDTFVYTVAAQEQVLGQTLNVTRPYNADNGADIKGFELQWQQPFGNSGFGTVMNYTYTDAKAGAVAGQPKLNVLGNSRDQFNLSGYYEAHGFSVRASYNYRSKSYGDMHFGGQDVNSAYGQWDATASWDITPKLSLYGSAVNITNEVVRTNTTDGMPIGVYENGSRYSIGLRAKF from the coding sequence GTGTCCGACGCTGTATTCAAGAAGAAACTCTTGCCTCAACTCATCACCCTGACGCTGGCCGCGCTGGCGGTGCATGCGGCACAGGCGGCGGATGAGGTGGCTCCGGCCGCTAGCGCTGCGGCCAGCGAGAAGCTGGACTTGGTGGAAGTGGTGGGCGTGCGCGCCACCCTGAAGAAGAATCTGCTGGAAAAGCGCGAGTCCAACAATATCGTTGACTCCATCCGCGCGGAAGACGTGGGCAAGTTCCCCGACAAGAACGTGGCTGATTCGCTGCAGCGCATGCCCGGCGTGTCGGTGGACCGCGGCTGGGGCGAGGGCAAGGCCATCTTCGTGCGCGGCACGGACAAAAACTTGAACATGACGCAGCTCAACGGTCAGGCCGTGGCCTCCGCCGAGTGGTGGCTGAACGAAGCGCAGACACGCAGCTTCAACTACGACGTGCTTCCGTCTGAAATCGTGGGTAGCCTCGATATCTACAAAAGCCCCTCGGCCGATCTGGACGAAGGCAGCGTGGGCGGCCTGGTGGTGGTGAAGACGCGCAAGCCGCTGGAGTTCAAGGAGCGCCTGACCCTGCAGGGCTCGGCCGAAGCCACTTATAGCAAGCTGCCCGGCAAGACTGACCCGCAATTCAGCGGCCTGCTGAACTGGCAAAACGAGAACAAGACCCTGGGCGTGCTGCTCTCCATCAGCGAGCAAAAGCGCACCATGCGCCGCGACGGCCTGGAGAACTTCCCCGACGGCAAGTACAACATCGTGCCGGTCGACAAGACCAACAACCCCACGGGCGCGGCGGCCACCAATGCGTACGCCTCATGGGGCGGTGGCTCGGCCATCTTCCGCCAGGATCGTGAGCGCACGACGGGCAATCTGGCGATTCAGTTCCGCCCCACGAGTGAAACCGACTTCGTGCTGAATTACATGAATTCAGACATGAAGATGAATAACAACAACCAGAACTACCTCTGGCAAGCCAGCGGCCAAGCCGATGCCAAGGGCAATATCAACGTCCAGAACCCCAGCTTCATCAACACCTCGGACGGCAGCAAGGCCTTGGTGGGCGGCACCATCGGCAACACCAATGTGTCGTTTGAGCCGATCTACCGGGAGTCCTACGTGAAGTCCAAGGTGTTGGACCTGGACGGCAGCTATCAAGGCAGCAATTGGAAGCTGCACGGCCAGGTCGGCAGCACCGAAGCCGAAGGCGGCAGCAAGCATGACCGCCACTTCTGGATGGAAGGCAATGCCACCACGCAGATCGATCTGGGACCGGACAAGTACGGCGTCAAATACCTCAATATCGACCCGCTCACCTACACCGGCTTGACCCTGAAGCCGGGCGGTGGCACCAGCGACCGGGTTCGCATCATGAAGAGCAAAGAGAACTACGGCCAGGCCGACTTCTCGCTGTTCTTTGACGACTCCTTCATCAATGCCTTGAAGGTGGGCTTGAAGCTGCGCGACAGCACGCAAGAGAATCAGCGCAGCCAGGGTCGCGCCGATGGTACGGCGGCCAGCTGGCAGTCCTTCACCCTGGCGGACTTGTCCACCGGTGCTTCGCCCCTGCTGAGCCAGAAGGCCGCCACGCCCGGCGCGCTGACTCAGTACCGCTGGTTTGACGACGGCCTGGTGGCCAGCAAAGCCATCCCCATGTTCGACAAGAACATGGTCTATACCGAGCTGAAGAACGAGGAGTACAAGATCCACGAACGCATCAGCGCTGGCTATGTGAAGGCGGAGTATTCCAGCAATAAATGGCGTGGTGACTTCGGCGTGCGCCTGGTCAAGACCGAGCAGACTTCGGACGGTAATGCCATCGTGGCTGGCGGTTATGCGCCCATCAGCGTCAAGAACAGCTACACCGATGCGCTGCCCAATCTGAACGTGATCTATGACCTGCAAAAGGACGTGATCCTGCGCGGCGCGGTGTCTCGCGTGATGTCGCGCCACCCCTTCAATTTGCTCAGCCCCAGCATGACGCGTGACGGCACGGTGCTGACGGCAGCCACGGCCGGCAATCCCTTGCTCAAGCCGGTGCATTCCAATCAAGGTGAGTTGGGCGCCGAGTGGTATTACGCCGAAGGCGCGGTGCTGGCCGGTACGGCCTTCATCAAGAAGCTCGACACCTTTGTCTACACCGTCGCGGCGCAAGAGCAGGTGCTGGGCCAGACGCTCAACGTCACCCGCCCCTACAACGCCGACAACGGCGCCGACATCAAGGGCTTTGAGCTGCAATGGCAACAGCCCTTCGGCAATAGCGGCTTTGGCACGGTGATGAACTACACCTACACCGATGCCAAGGCCGGCGCGGTGGCCGGGCAGCCCAAGCTCAATGTGCTGGGTAACTCGCGTGACCAGTTCAATTTGAGCGGCTACTACGAAGCCCACGGCTTCAGCGTGCGGGCGTCCTACAACTACCGCTCCAAGTCTTACGGCGATATGCACTTCGGCGGCCAGGACGTGAACAGCGCTTACGGCCAGTGGGATGCCACCGCCAGCTGGGACATCACGCCCAAGCTGAGCTTGTATGGCTCGGCGGTGAACATCACCAACGAGGTGGTGCGCACCAACACGACGGATGGCATGCCCATCGGCGTGTATGAGAACGGCTCGCGCTACTCGATCGGCTTGCGCGCCAAGTTCTGA